Within the Emticicia oligotrophica DSM 17448 genome, the region AAGCATCAGCACTGATTACTTTTCCATTTCTAATCATAGTTATCAATTCTGCCATTTCTCGTGGGGTTGTTTGCCCCCAACCAAATTCAGTTCTATTGGCTTCTCTACCCGGAGTACGAGAATTGACACGGGTATTTTTTAAACCAAGAGAATCCATGATGGCATTTATTCGTTTTCCGCCGCCTGCTAATGCCTGAAGCCATAAACTTCCTGTATTGTCACTGACAGTGCACATCAACATAACAACCTCATTTAAGGGTAGTTTTGCCCCATCTTTCAAAGAACCTACAATACCGTCATCGTAATCCAGAGAGTCTTTATAAGTTAATTCTTGGTCATATTTAAGTTCACCTTTTTTGATTTTATCGAAAGTTCCGACCATAATAGGTACTTTTATCATGCTTGCCGTTGGGAAAATAGTATCAGCATTGATAGCTACAAATTTATTTGATTTGATATTCTTCACGTAAACTCCAGCAATTCCATTGAATCCTTTTAAAGTTTCTTCTAATTTGGCTTTCAATTGTAAATCTTCCTTTTGCGAAAATGCAGCGAATGAAGATAGAGAAAATACGAAAAGGAGTATATTTTTTTTCATTGTTTTTGAGAATGTCTTTATAAACAAATATAGCAATCAAGTTTTCAATTGCCTTATTTAAGCATCAAAATCTAAATAAAAAAAGCCATGTCAAAAAAAAGACATGGCTTCGAATGAAACTTTATTGTTGAAGCATAATTTCAAATTATCTTGGTCGGCCACCCCCTGCGGCTGGTTGCTGAGCTCCACCTCCAGAACTATCTCCTTCACCCGCTTTAGCATCATCATTTGATACTTTTTTCTTGCTACGGAACATACTTCCACCGTTAAAATCCATCTTACCAAACATATAGTTAATTGAGAATCTGATTCCTCGGTTGTAAATATATCTTGTATTGGCTGACTTGAAAGTTGGGTCACTTGTTTCGCCCTTAATTTTGAGTGAACTTGTGAATGGATTATCTAAACCGATATTAAAGCTACCCTTTTTATTTTTAAAGTCTTTCTTCGCTCCAAGATTATAGAATCTAAATGAGCCCTGATAACCTTGTAATTGGATTTGGCGACTTCCCATGAAACCAAATGCTTGTGCACCCCATCCTTTCGTAAATGTATAAGAAGCGTTAAAGTTCACATTCGCATTCCATCCTTCGTTTGAAATGGCCACAACTGTACTTTTGTACGTATTATCTGTTTGCAAAACAGGAATTACAATAGAACCACTCAATAAGTTGTTGGTAATGTTTGTTCCACCGCCAATTCTAAGATTTTTAGTAGGTTGTAAATTAATGAAAACGCTACCACCATAGAAATTTGTTTTACCAATATTATCAAAAGTTGAAGTAACAATGCCTTTGTCATCAACTGACCTAACAGTAGTGATATTATTATCAGTAAATCTTCTAAACAAGGAAACGTTGATTGAATTTGCCTTGAAGAAAGTACTGTAATTAAATTCAAAACTGTGACTTAATTCTGGTTTCAGTAATGGATTTCCGTAAGAGATATTCAAAGGGTCAGCATAATTCACAAAAGGATTCAAGAATTCAAGTGAAGGACGTTGAATACGTTGTCCATAACTAAACTTAATCTTGTGGTTTTTCGGAAAATCCTTTGAGACTGTCACTGTAGGAATAATATTATCATACGCAGGAATCAAAATAGGTTTATCCGAAGTCTGGAATTTAGCGGTAATTTGAGTATTTTCATATCTTACCCCTGCCTTAAAGCCCCATTTCTTTGGTAATGCGATTGTTAAGGTAGAGTAAGCGGCTGCTACATCCTGATTATAACTAAAATTATTCGTGCGGCTTGGCTGAATAATGTAAGAGCTTGAATTG harbors:
- a CDS encoding serine hydrolase; translated protein: MKKNILLFVFSLSSFAAFSQKEDLQLKAKLEETLKGFNGIAGVYVKNIKSNKFVAINADTIFPTASMIKVPIMVGTFDKIKKGELKYDQELTYKDSLDYDDGIVGSLKDGAKLPLNEVVMLMCTVSDNTGSLWLQALAGGGKRINAIMDSLGLKNTRVNSRTPGREANRTEFGWGQTTPREMAELITMIRNGKVISADASDRMYRNLGRQFWDGEGLSQLPETVKYATKNGAVNRSRSEVVYVHAPHGEYVYCVITKKQKDESWVRENEGYELLRKVGALLWNYYEPKSNFKPVNGYEKW